CTGTGGATTTGATGAATGGCGGAGTTTGCTTCAACAGGTAATCGTTTCTCGGTGGCAAAACGAATCGCTGATCCGAGGCATCCAATGCGGCAGTGTTGGCCGCCCTTTCATCAATCGACGCATCGTCAAAACTGATATCGAAAATCTCTGCATCTCCTTCGAGTATGAATTGAAGCGATGATTTTTTGCCGACCCATTGGTCAATTGGTCCATCCTGCCAAGGTACCGGTTGGTCGACCGCGAGAGGGCCAGATAAGGCATGACTGTCACGGACCCGTGCTCCGCTCTCATCGAGGATCCAGACAAAGAGTTTGCCGTGAGGCGCATGGTAGCTAACTTTCATCTTGGCGGACGGCAGAATCATTGGGTGGGTGGCGACGTGCCCTTTGGCATGATCTTGCGTAAGTCGAAATCCTTTGGATCCATCTTTAAGTCCTGGTTTTTCCGAAGTGAAAGGCTCGGCGTTTTCCGCTGACTTGTAAAGGTCCGGGTCCGAAAAGCGATACTCCGCTCGTTGGCTTAGAAGAACGTTCGAATCTTCCGTCTTCAACAGCCAAGCCAAGTTGAAGCGGGCCATCCAATCTTTACCGCTTAGCAAATAGATAAAACCTTCACTGGGAGTGCCTGTTCTGCCTTGGGTCATCCAGGTGTAGTTACCCGGACCTCGCTTGATCAGTCGGTTGTGCGGCCAAGTGTTTCCACCATCAAAGCTAATCCAAACCCTGATGTTACTACGTTTGGGCAGGTTGGGATCGGGTGAACTAAATAACAGGATGTCGCGGTCATCACGTTTGAGTCTCAATAATCCGGCCTTGCAGCCATACTGGTCCGGAGGCCCGTCAAATAGTTCATCGTCTTGCCGCAGATCTCGCCAGGTTTCACCACTATCATCGCTGTACGCAATCCAGCGATTGCCGGTCCTGGTGTGCGTACGCGAATTGAGGTAGATGGTGCCGTCGTTTAGCTCGACTAATCCTGATTCCCCGGTTCCATCTAACGGAAAGGGATCGCTGGCTTTCCAGCTTTTTCCATGGTCATCGCTGTAGATGGCGTTGGTGTAACCTTTTCCTTCCTCTTGCTTGTTGTAATTCACCATAACGCGAGATGGAACCAGCAGGCGTCCCTTGTGCTTCCCGTGTTGGATATTGATGCCCGGGTCACAAGCGGCGTTGGGGATCGAGAGAAAGCCGTTTACATCTTTCGCGAAGTCGACTTTCTCGAGACTCCAGCTCTTGCCGTGGTCTTTGCTTTTATACATGAGGGGTGCGGGATAGAGTGCCGTCAGGAAAAACATGATCTCCCCGGTGTCTTCGTCGACAACCGTTGTTCCGAGCGTGGCGAAGCTGTGGTGTTTGTCCCTGCCCCAGCCCTTTCCGTCGTAGGGGCCGATACCGAGTGCTTTCCAATCGAGATCGATTCGTTTGCCGATCAGTTGATGATCGGACCAAGTTGCCCCACCATCGACGGAACGCTTCAGATAGATTTTGCTTCCTCGTCGCTTGTCCGGATGCGGATCTCCTTGAAGACTGAATAGCAATACGGTGCCGTCCATGGCAACATTCAGATTGCCATAAACATTGTC
This genomic stretch from Pirellulaceae bacterium harbors:
- a CDS encoding sialidase family protein, which codes for MQFPTITSIEPNIRPFQTRVWWMTICRFLGLAWAFLPSINLPAAEPISSPGNEPIFELWQEDNVYGNLNVAMDGTVLLFSLQGDPHPDKRRGSKIYLKRSVDGGATWSDHQLIGKRIDLDWKALGIGPYDGKGWGRDKHHSFATLGTTVVDEDTGEIMFFLTALYPAPLMYKSKDHGKSWSLEKVDFAKDVNGFLSIPNAACDPGINIQHGKHKGRLLVPSRVMVNYNKQEEGKGYTNAIYSDDHGKSWKASDPFPLDGTGESGLVELNDGTIYLNSRTHTRTGNRWIAYSDDSGETWRDLRQDDELFDGPPDQYGCKAGLLRLKRDDRDILLFSSPDPNLPKRSNIRVWISFDGGNTWPHNRLIKRGPGNYTWMTQGRTGTPSEGFIYLLSGKDWMARFNLAWLLKTEDSNVLLSQRAEYRFSDPDLYKSAENAEPFTSEKPGLKDGSKGFRLTQDHAKGHVATHPMILPSAKMKVSYHAPHGKLFVWILDESGARVRDSHALSGPLAVDQPVPWQDGPIDQWVGKKSSLQFILEGDAEIFDISFDDASIDERAANTAALDASDQRFVLPPRNDYLLKQTPPFIKSTDNATAFNISDESRNAVQTAYKLKDTGNKGHILSHQISLPSEKMKISCDVSSGNLTVSILDADGKLLATSQTLKGGRKIKEPVTWPSTLQLHEYVSRPVTFRFDLEGEAEIHAIRFDDLFWE